A part of Nocardioides sp. WS12 genomic DNA contains:
- a CDS encoding NAD(P)-dependent oxidoreductase has translation MTTRVGFVGLGNIGKPMALRLAGTAGIDLQVYDVAPDPVAELVAAGAVAVDSVAALDVDVVCVMVRDDDQVRSVAADVPLDTVLVVHSTVAPGTPAELAAAGHRILDAPVSGGAMGAADGTLAVMVGGTDEAFAAAKPVLDALGSLVVHAGPIGAGTKFKLARNMLHFIAFTATTEAQRLAEAAGLDLKALGQVVRHTDAITGGPGAIMHRETAAPLDPDDFWHGVFTNVTSLGVKDLGFAIDLAHQLGVDVPLAELAIDRLGPGLGLSATEGHD, from the coding sequence ATGACGACAAGAGTGGGGTTCGTCGGTCTCGGCAACATCGGCAAGCCGATGGCGCTGCGGCTCGCTGGCACCGCTGGCATCGACCTGCAGGTGTACGACGTCGCGCCGGACCCGGTGGCCGAACTGGTGGCGGCCGGGGCCGTTGCCGTGGACTCGGTCGCCGCGCTGGACGTCGATGTCGTGTGTGTGATGGTGCGTGACGACGACCAGGTTCGATCGGTCGCGGCCGACGTACCCCTCGACACGGTGCTGGTCGTCCACTCGACGGTCGCACCCGGGACGCCGGCCGAGCTCGCGGCCGCCGGGCACCGGATCCTCGACGCCCCGGTGTCTGGAGGAGCGATGGGGGCAGCCGATGGCACGCTGGCTGTGATGGTCGGCGGGACCGACGAGGCCTTCGCCGCGGCTAAGCCGGTGCTCGACGCCCTCGGCAGCCTGGTCGTCCACGCCGGCCCGATCGGCGCCGGCACGAAGTTCAAGCTCGCCCGCAACATGCTCCACTTCATCGCGTTCACCGCGACCACCGAGGCGCAGCGGCTGGCCGAGGCCGCGGGACTGGACCTGAAGGCTCTCGGCCAGGTGGTGCGCCACACGGACGCGATCACCGGGGGACCGGGCGCGATCATGCACCGCGAGACCGCAGCCCCCCTCGACCCCGACGACTTCTGGCACGGCGTGTTCACGAACGTGACCTCGCTCGGGGTCAAGGACCTCGGCTTCGCCATCGACCTCGCCCACCAGCTCGGCGTCGACGTACCACTGGCCGAACTGGCCATCGACCGCCTCGGCCCCGGACTGGGGCTCTCCGCCACTGAAGGACACGACTGA
- a CDS encoding carboxymuconolactone decarboxylase family protein, translating to MGKFDDLPETRRKGLEKMEQVYGFDMTDGAGDFFRYTADHLFADIWTRPGISDRDRRLLLIGMLAGQGAADVLSIQIPAAHASGDLDDEALREIVVFVSHYAGWPNGAKLNSIVEETIAKANRTQGR from the coding sequence ATGGGCAAGTTCGACGACCTCCCCGAGACCCGCCGCAAGGGCCTGGAGAAGATGGAACAGGTCTACGGCTTCGACATGACCGACGGTGCAGGCGACTTCTTCCGCTACACCGCGGACCACTTGTTCGCCGACATCTGGACCCGCCCGGGCATCTCCGACCGCGATCGCAGGCTGCTGCTGATCGGCATGCTCGCCGGCCAGGGCGCGGCCGACGTCCTCAGCATCCAGATCCCGGCCGCGCACGCCTCGGGGGACCTGGACGACGAGGCGCTCCGCGAGATCGTGGTCTTCGTCAGCCACTACGCGGGATGGCCGAACGGCGCCAAGCTCAACTCGATCGTCGAGGAGACGATCGCAAAGGCGAACCGGACCCAGGGGCGTTGA
- a CDS encoding 4'-phosphopantetheinyl transferase superfamily protein has translation MSRETSEAVPDRSAIAIVPATLASFLGEPHPREVTGAGLGVWLIDTARVADHELEIGRSWLDEAERQQASKYVRAELRRAYEIAHAAARLVVGASTDTPPEKVVWGRHACPGCGEPHGRPRAEGTAIEFSLSHTPGQILVAVADVPVGVDVEIHPDDPTALAGVLHPQETAEIEAAARGTLDGGRAAVRFTRAWSRTEAYLKGIGIGLGRDPHLDYLGTDDAPGRTLDGWVLNDVVVPEGYGAALALHN, from the coding sequence ATGAGCCGAGAAACATCGGAAGCCGTGCCTGATCGCTCCGCGATCGCGATCGTCCCCGCGACCCTCGCGTCGTTCCTGGGTGAGCCGCACCCGCGGGAGGTCACCGGCGCCGGTCTCGGCGTGTGGTTGATCGACACGGCTCGCGTCGCTGACCATGAACTCGAGATCGGCCGCAGCTGGCTCGATGAGGCGGAGCGCCAGCAAGCGTCGAAGTACGTTCGGGCGGAGCTGCGCCGGGCCTATGAGATCGCCCATGCCGCCGCTCGCCTCGTGGTGGGCGCGTCGACCGACACTCCGCCGGAGAAGGTCGTGTGGGGACGCCACGCCTGCCCGGGTTGCGGTGAACCGCACGGACGCCCGCGTGCCGAGGGCACCGCGATCGAGTTCTCGCTGTCCCACACTCCCGGCCAGATCCTGGTCGCGGTGGCCGATGTCCCGGTCGGCGTGGACGTCGAGATCCACCCGGACGACCCGACCGCGCTCGCCGGGGTCCTGCACCCGCAGGAGACCGCGGAGATCGAGGCCGCCGCGCGCGGCACGCTCGACGGCGGTCGCGCTGCCGTCCGTTTCACCCGCGCCTGGTCACGGACCGAGGCGTACCTCAAGGGCATCGGCATCGGTCTGGGCCGCGACCCGCACCTGGACTACCTCGGCACGGATGACGCGCCGGGCCGGACGCTCGATGGCTGGGTGCTGAACGACGTCGTCGTCCCCGAGGGGTACGGCGCCGCGCTCGCCCTGCACAACTGA
- a CDS encoding acyl-CoA dehydrogenase family protein, which yields MAKLSSEEQDVVALVRDWIDRDVRGKVAELEHANEYPEKWIEQMKQLGIFGLAIPEPYGDVAVSMPCYVEVTTEVARGWMSLAGAMGGHTVVSKLILQFGTEEQKQRYLPRMATGELRATMALTEPGGGSDLKAMKTVARLDGDEYVVNGSKTWITNARRSGLIALLCKTDPKAEPRQRGVSILLIEHGPGLHVSRDLPKLGYKGVESCELSFDDFRTPVDTLLGGVEGKGFSQMMRGLETGRLQVASRALGVAQAAFDDSLAYAQTRESMGKPIWKHQSIGNYLAEMATKLTAARQLTLYAAERYESGERCDMEAGMAKLYASEVGMEIALNAVRIHGGYGYSTEYDVERYFRDAPLMIVGEGTNEIQRNVIAAQLVKRGRLGR from the coding sequence ATGGCAAAGCTATCGTCGGAAGAACAGGACGTCGTCGCCCTGGTGCGCGACTGGATCGACCGGGACGTGCGCGGCAAGGTGGCCGAACTCGAGCACGCCAACGAGTACCCCGAGAAGTGGATCGAGCAGATGAAACAGCTCGGCATCTTCGGACTAGCGATCCCCGAGCCGTACGGCGACGTGGCAGTGTCGATGCCCTGCTACGTCGAGGTCACCACCGAGGTCGCCCGCGGCTGGATGAGCCTCGCCGGCGCGATGGGCGGGCACACCGTCGTCTCCAAGCTGATCCTGCAGTTCGGCACCGAGGAGCAGAAACAGCGCTACCTGCCCCGGATGGCGACCGGCGAGCTGCGCGCCACGATGGCGCTCACCGAGCCCGGCGGCGGGTCGGACCTGAAGGCGATGAAGACCGTCGCCCGCCTCGACGGCGACGAGTACGTCGTCAACGGATCAAAGACCTGGATCACCAACGCCCGCCGCTCCGGCCTCATCGCACTGCTCTGCAAGACCGACCCGAAGGCAGAGCCGCGGCAGAGGGGTGTTTCGATCCTGCTGATCGAGCACGGCCCGGGGCTCCATGTCTCACGGGATCTGCCGAAGCTCGGCTACAAGGGCGTCGAGTCCTGCGAACTCTCGTTCGACGACTTCCGCACCCCCGTCGACACGCTGCTCGGCGGGGTCGAGGGCAAGGGCTTCTCGCAGATGATGCGCGGCCTCGAGACTGGACGCCTCCAGGTTGCCTCCCGCGCCCTCGGCGTGGCCCAGGCCGCCTTCGACGACTCACTCGCCTATGCCCAGACCCGCGAGTCCATGGGCAAGCCGATCTGGAAGCACCAGTCGATCGGCAACTACCTGGCCGAGATGGCGACCAAGCTGACCGCCGCGCGCCAACTGACGCTCTACGCCGCCGAAAGGTACGAGTCCGGCGAACGCTGCGACATGGAGGCCGGCATGGCCAAGCTCTACGCCTCCGAGGTCGGCATGGAGATCGCACTGAACGCCGTACGCATCCACGGTGGCTACGGCTACTCGACCGAGTACGACGTCGAGCGCTACTTCCGCGACGCCCCGCTGATGATCGTCGGCGAGGGCACCAACGAGATCCAGCGCAACGTGATCGCCGCCCAACTGGTCAAGCGCGGCCGACTCGGCCGCTGA
- a CDS encoding glycosyltransferase produces the protein MNPLRVRLDPRTRVLEDGRLLIGGTPLTVQRLRRPVAETTSDTKLGHRWLATGLGVPVLDDTPPVPPDQLTVVVPAHGRASRVSACVAALTGLKVIVVDDASDPPIDGATVRLAVNGGPGAARNAGLARVSTPYVAFVDSDVDVSADALLALTRHLHGSDVAVVAPRVRGTGGPRWWQQYDAAFSPSTSDPTPPQSAPAHRCPTYPAPASWPARLVCARWAHSTPNYDSEKTST, from the coding sequence ATGAACCCGCTGCGGGTGCGCCTCGACCCGCGCACCCGCGTGCTCGAAGACGGACGACTCCTCATCGGCGGCACGCCGCTCACGGTTCAGCGCCTCCGACGCCCAGTCGCCGAAACGACATCTGACACCAAGCTGGGACACCGCTGGCTGGCAACCGGACTCGGCGTACCCGTGCTCGACGACACTCCCCCCGTGCCCCCGGATCAACTGACCGTCGTTGTCCCTGCGCACGGGCGAGCCTCACGTGTCTCTGCGTGTGTTGCTGCGCTGACCGGACTCAAGGTCATCGTGGTGGACGACGCATCGGACCCGCCGATCGACGGCGCAACCGTGCGACTGGCCGTCAACGGCGGACCCGGCGCGGCACGAAACGCCGGCTTGGCACGGGTTTCGACGCCGTACGTCGCCTTCGTCGACTCCGACGTTGACGTCTCCGCCGACGCGCTGCTCGCCCTCACCCGCCACCTCCACGGCTCCGACGTCGCCGTCGTCGCGCCACGCGTGCGCGGCACCGGCGGCCCCCGCTGGTGGCAGCAGTACGACGCCGCCTTCTCCCCCTCGACCTCGGACCCCACCCCGCCCCAGTCCGCCCCGGCTCATCGGTGTCCTACCTACCCAGCGCCTGCCTCGTGGCCCGCACGACTAGTCTGCGCGAGGTGGGCGCATTCGACCCCGAACTACGACTCGGAGAAGACGTCGACCTGA
- a CDS encoding mycofactocin-coupled SDR family oxidoreductase, with translation MRVALVTGAARGIGAATVRRLAADGFHVVALDSCAGPPLASPGDLEALVAELGEHVVPVIADVRDRPAVDKAVADAVARWGRLDVAVAAAAVVRGGVPLWETTDADLEDLWDVDVRGVWNTAAAVVPAMFAGPDPSGCRFVAVASAAGHTGLFHLAGYNAAKHAVVGLVRGLAADLQGTGVTACAVSPGSTDSAMLDATAALYDIDRAELIEHQPLGRALTPDEIAATIAFACSPAGLVWHGADIHADGGFTG, from the coding sequence ATGAGGGTCGCACTGGTCACCGGTGCCGCCCGGGGCATCGGTGCGGCCACTGTTCGGCGACTGGCCGCCGACGGCTTCCACGTCGTCGCGCTCGATTCGTGCGCCGGTCCGCCGCTCGCCAGTCCTGGCGACCTCGAAGCACTGGTCGCCGAGCTGGGCGAGCACGTCGTTCCGGTCATCGCCGACGTACGTGACCGCCCTGCTGTCGACAAGGCCGTCGCCGATGCCGTGGCCCGCTGGGGCCGGCTCGACGTGGCGGTCGCGGCCGCTGCCGTGGTCCGCGGCGGCGTGCCGTTGTGGGAGACCACCGATGCCGACCTCGAGGACCTCTGGGACGTCGACGTCCGCGGAGTGTGGAACACAGCCGCGGCCGTCGTACCCGCGATGTTCGCTGGACCGGACCCGAGCGGCTGCCGGTTCGTGGCCGTCGCGTCCGCCGCTGGCCACACCGGCCTGTTCCACCTCGCCGGCTACAACGCCGCCAAGCACGCCGTCGTCGGGCTGGTCCGCGGCCTGGCCGCCGACCTGCAGGGCACCGGTGTCACGGCCTGCGCCGTGTCCCCCGGCTCCACGGACTCCGCCATGCTGGATGCCACCGCGGCGCTCTACGACATCGACCGCGCCGAACTCATCGAGCACCAACCACTTGGCCGCGCCCTCACCCCCGACGAGATCGCCGCCACCATCGCCTTCGCCTGCTCCCCGGCCGGTCTGGTCTGGCACGGCGCCGACATCCACGCCGACGGCGGCTTCACCGGATGA
- the mftE gene encoding mycofactocin biosynthesis peptidyl-dipeptidase MftE, whose amino-acid sequence MELSSTVSPRTAGTRLVLVPVGSLEQHGPHLPLDTDTVIATAVAKCAAERLNAWVAPAIAYGSSGEHQSFPGTVSVGTEALAHTVIELVRSMRTWAGRVLLVNGHGGNITALKRAVDQLTHEGHDVDWVACRTEQEHGKSDLHAGFAETSLMLHLHPWDVRVDLAEVGDTRPLAETLPLMMSGGVAAVSANGVLGDPTGATAGWGAQLFELMVTAVVAAAWPPVNAAP is encoded by the coding sequence ATGGAGCTCTCGTCGACCGTCTCACCGCGCACCGCCGGCACGCGCCTTGTTTTGGTACCGGTCGGGTCGCTAGAGCAGCACGGACCCCATCTGCCCCTCGACACCGACACCGTCATCGCCACCGCGGTCGCGAAATGCGCCGCTGAACGTCTCAACGCGTGGGTGGCACCAGCGATTGCCTACGGCTCGAGCGGTGAGCACCAGTCCTTCCCCGGCACTGTGTCGGTCGGCACCGAAGCCCTGGCCCACACGGTCATCGAACTGGTCCGGTCCATGCGAACCTGGGCAGGTCGCGTCTTGCTCGTCAACGGCCACGGCGGCAACATCACTGCACTCAAGCGGGCCGTCGACCAGCTGACCCACGAGGGCCATGACGTCGACTGGGTGGCGTGCCGCACCGAGCAGGAGCACGGGAAGTCCGACCTGCACGCGGGCTTCGCCGAGACGTCACTGATGCTCCACCTGCATCCCTGGGACGTGCGCGTCGACCTGGCCGAGGTCGGCGACACCCGACCGCTCGCCGAGACCCTGCCGTTGATGATGAGCGGCGGCGTTGCGGCCGTGTCGGCCAACGGCGTGCTCGGCGACCCCACCGGCGCGACCGCAGGATGGGGCGCCCAGTTGTTCGAACTCATGGTCACCGCCGTCGTCGCTGCCGCCTGGCCCCCGGTGAATGCAGCACCATGA
- the mftD gene encoding pre-mycofactocin synthase MftD (MftD, an enzyme found in the mycofactocin biosynthesis locus, performs an oxidative deamination of 3-amino-5-[(p-hydroxyphenyl)methyl]-4,4-dimethyl-2-pyrrolidinone (AHDP). The resulting compound, now called pre-mycofactocin (PMFT), is a biologically active redox cofactor that can oxidize the non-exchangeable NADH of TIGR03971 family SDR-type oxidoreductases.), which yields MSKPDWLENPWKQNPWFESVAVAQDRARKRLPQPVYSALVSGSERGQSVNANEAAFAELGLAPHVVGQLPERSQATTVFGQLINSPVIISPTGVQAVHPDGEVAVARAAAARGTIMGLSNFASKSVEDVTATGATTFFQMYWTGDRDTMIQRMTRAHTAGAKGLIATLDWSFSMGRDWGSPEIPEKVDLKAMIRLAPKVATKGRWMWQFGKEFKATGKLPDLTAPNLRPAVGNGQLGEAPTFFGAYYEWMTTPPPTWDDVAWMRQTWAQISGTPFVLKGVCRVDDALRAVDAGVAGISVSNHGGNNLDGTPAAIRMVRPIAEAVGHDIDVVMDGGVRRGSDVVKAVAMGAKAVLIGRAYLWGLAANGQPGVENVLDVLSGGIDSALRGLALSSVQDLRPQHLLIPDGFDRTLGATAPSTV from the coding sequence GTGAGCAAGCCCGACTGGCTGGAAAACCCCTGGAAGCAGAACCCTTGGTTCGAGTCCGTCGCCGTTGCCCAGGACCGTGCCCGCAAGCGACTCCCGCAGCCGGTGTACAGCGCGCTGGTGTCTGGCTCGGAGCGGGGACAGAGCGTGAACGCGAACGAGGCGGCGTTCGCCGAGCTCGGCCTCGCCCCCCACGTGGTGGGCCAACTGCCCGAGCGGTCGCAAGCAACGACTGTGTTCGGCCAGCTCATCAACAGTCCCGTGATCATCAGCCCCACCGGCGTCCAGGCCGTGCACCCCGACGGGGAAGTCGCCGTTGCCCGCGCGGCGGCCGCACGAGGCACGATCATGGGCCTGTCGAACTTCGCATCGAAGTCCGTCGAGGACGTCACCGCCACCGGCGCGACCACGTTCTTCCAGATGTACTGGACCGGCGACCGCGACACCATGATCCAACGGATGACCCGCGCCCACACTGCAGGCGCCAAAGGCCTGATCGCCACCCTCGACTGGTCATTCTCGATGGGACGCGACTGGGGAAGCCCCGAGATCCCCGAGAAGGTCGACCTCAAGGCCATGATCCGCCTCGCGCCGAAGGTAGCCACCAAGGGTCGGTGGATGTGGCAGTTCGGCAAGGAGTTCAAAGCCACCGGCAAGCTCCCCGACCTGACCGCCCCCAACCTGCGCCCCGCGGTGGGCAATGGGCAGCTGGGCGAGGCGCCGACGTTCTTCGGTGCCTACTACGAGTGGATGACCACCCCACCCCCGACCTGGGACGACGTCGCCTGGATGCGTCAGACATGGGCACAGATCTCCGGCACACCGTTCGTGCTCAAGGGCGTGTGCCGTGTCGATGACGCGCTGCGGGCCGTCGATGCCGGTGTTGCCGGGATCTCGGTGTCCAACCACGGCGGCAACAACCTCGACGGCACCCCGGCAGCGATCCGGATGGTCCGCCCCATCGCCGAAGCGGTCGGTCACGACATCGACGTGGTCATGGACGGCGGCGTACGCCGCGGCTCCGATGTGGTCAAGGCCGTTGCGATGGGAGCGAAGGCCGTTCTCATCGGCCGCGCGTACCTCTGGGGCCTTGCCGCGAACGGACAGCCCGGCGTGGAGAACGTCCTCGACGTCCTCTCCGGTGGCATCGACTCCGCCCTGCGTGGTCTCGCGCTCTCCTCGGTCCAGGACCTGCGGCCCCAGCACCTACTGATCCCCGACGGGTTCGACAGGACCCTTGGCGCCACTGCCCCTTCCACCGTCTGA
- the mftC gene encoding mycofactocin radical SAM maturase (MftC is a radical SAM/SPASM enzyme that catalyzes the first two steps in biosynthesis of the electron carrier mycofactocin from the terminal Val-Tyr dipeptide of the precursor peptide MftA.) produces MTIALERPMRPQGGTLIEQFELGLDAPICLTWELTYACNLECAHCLSSSGRRDPRELSTEQCEAVIDELQRMQVFYVNIGGGEPTIRPDFWQLLQYAVDHQVGVKFSTNGVRLTPERAAYLASPACNGYVDVQISLDGATAEVNDYVRGPGSYDMALTALQNLQDAGFTDAKISVVCTRQNIGQLDEFQALADRFGATLRLTRLRPSGRGADVWDELHPLPHQQRELYDWLMAKGDNVLTGDSFFHLAAFGESLPGLNLCGAGRVVCLIDPIGDVYACPFAIHEEFHAGNLLDDGGFQKVWQTSPLFQELRSPQTGGACAKCQFYDSCRGGCMAAKFFTGLPLDGPDPECVQGYGEQALLAGDRVIPAASQDHSKANPTRNQPVMLQLMTRPPVSACAENPLAGFDPTPAGTSACATESCCS; encoded by the coding sequence ATGACGATTGCACTTGAACGGCCCATGCGCCCGCAGGGCGGCACCTTGATCGAGCAGTTCGAACTTGGCCTCGATGCCCCGATCTGCCTGACCTGGGAGCTCACCTACGCCTGCAACCTGGAGTGCGCGCACTGCCTCTCCTCATCGGGCCGCCGCGACCCGCGCGAGCTGAGCACCGAGCAGTGCGAAGCGGTGATCGACGAGCTGCAGCGGATGCAGGTCTTCTACGTCAACATCGGCGGCGGCGAGCCCACCATCCGCCCCGACTTCTGGCAGCTGCTGCAGTACGCCGTCGACCACCAGGTCGGCGTGAAGTTCTCCACCAACGGCGTGCGGCTGACCCCCGAGCGTGCGGCGTACCTCGCCTCCCCGGCCTGCAACGGGTACGTCGACGTACAGATCTCCCTCGACGGCGCGACCGCCGAGGTCAACGACTACGTGCGCGGCCCCGGCTCCTACGACATGGCACTGACCGCCCTGCAGAACCTGCAGGACGCCGGCTTCACCGACGCGAAGATCTCGGTCGTCTGCACCCGGCAGAACATCGGCCAGCTCGACGAGTTCCAGGCCCTGGCCGACCGGTTCGGCGCGACCCTGCGCCTGACCCGGCTGCGCCCGTCCGGCCGCGGTGCCGACGTGTGGGACGAGCTGCACCCGCTTCCGCATCAGCAGCGCGAGCTGTACGACTGGCTGATGGCCAAGGGCGACAACGTCCTGACCGGCGACTCGTTCTTCCACCTCGCTGCGTTCGGTGAGTCCCTGCCCGGCCTCAACCTCTGCGGTGCGGGACGCGTGGTCTGCCTGATCGACCCGATCGGTGACGTCTACGCCTGCCCGTTCGCGATCCATGAGGAGTTCCACGCCGGCAACCTGCTCGACGACGGTGGCTTCCAGAAGGTCTGGCAGACCTCCCCGCTGTTTCAGGAACTGCGGTCCCCGCAGACCGGTGGTGCGTGCGCGAAGTGCCAGTTCTACGACTCGTGTCGCGGTGGCTGCATGGCCGCGAAGTTCTTCACCGGTCTGCCGCTCGACGGCCCCGACCCCGAGTGCGTTCAGGGCTACGGCGAGCAGGCGCTGCTCGCTGGCGACCGCGTCATCCCGGCCGCCAGCCAGGACCACTCAAAGGCCAACCCCACCCGCAATCAGCCGGTGATGCTGCAGCTGATGACCCGCCCGCCCGTCTCGGCCTGCGCCGAGAACCCCCTCGCCGGCTTCGATCCCACCCCCGCAGGCACTTCCGCCTGCGCTACCGAAAGTTGCTGTTCGTGA
- the mftB gene encoding mycofactocin biosynthesis chaperone MftB (MftB, a small protein, is a peptide chaperone that assists the radical SAM enzyme MftC in performing two modifications to the C-terminal Val-Tyr dipeptide of the mycofactocin precursor peptide, MftA. MftB's role is analogous to the role of PqqD in the biosynthesis of PQQ, a cofactor that derives entirely from a Tyr and a Glu in the precursor PqqA.) — MLDQAWAMSPSVALRPEPFGALAYHFGNRKLTFLKRPELVVVVRSLGEQPDVRSALVAAGIPEAQHAAYAKALEGLAATDMIRRRTATEDAA; from the coding sequence ATGCTTGACCAGGCCTGGGCAATGTCGCCGTCGGTCGCGTTGCGACCGGAGCCGTTTGGTGCCTTGGCCTACCACTTCGGCAACCGCAAACTGACCTTCCTCAAGCGTCCCGAGCTGGTTGTCGTGGTGCGCAGCCTCGGCGAGCAGCCCGACGTGCGGTCCGCCCTCGTCGCGGCCGGCATCCCCGAAGCCCAGCACGCCGCCTACGCCAAGGCCCTCGAGGGCCTGGCCGCGACCGACATGATCCGCCGCCGTACCGCAACCGAGGACGCCGCATGA
- the mftA gene encoding mycofactocin precursor MftA (Mycofactocin is a small molecule electron carrier derived from the final two amino acids, Val-Tyr, of MftA, the mycofactocin precursor. It plays a role in redox homeostasis and the metabolism of alcohols and aldehydes in Actinobacteria, including Mycobacterium tuberculosis.) encodes MTHTTEPAPQDAAADATDPIAAEDLIEEVSIDGMCGVY; translated from the coding sequence ATGACGCACACCACAGAACCCGCCCCGCAGGACGCCGCGGCTGACGCCACTGACCCGATCGCTGCCGAGGACCTCATCGAAGAGGTCTCGATCGATGGCATGTGCGGCGTCTACTGA
- the mftR gene encoding mycofactocin system transcriptional regulator (MftR, the mycofactocin system transcriptional regulator, is an uncharacterized TetR family DNA-binding transcription factor. Its role is inferred by context. It occurs as part of the biosynthesis locus for mycofactocin, a partially characterized electron carrier derived from the terminal Val-Tyr dipeptide of the precursor peptide MftA, through a radical SAM enzyme-mediated process.), with amino-acid sequence MSHGRRGVGRPEVTTHEDIELAAFRLFAEHGFEGTTLDMIAAEVGVGRRTLFRYFPSKNDIAWGRFDATLDHFRSLLAALPDDLDPNEAVLRGVLAFNDFSPGGPIDHRDRMRLILYTPALQAHSVLRYGDWRQVIADFVAVRTGEPAGSIGPQLVSHLALARALCAYEQWLAAGDAELLEILRVVLFRSHA; translated from the coding sequence GTGAGTCACGGTCGGCGTGGTGTGGGGCGGCCCGAGGTGACCACGCACGAGGACATCGAGTTGGCGGCATTCCGGCTGTTCGCCGAGCACGGCTTCGAGGGTACGACGCTCGACATGATCGCGGCGGAGGTCGGCGTCGGTCGCCGTACCCTGTTCCGCTACTTCCCCTCGAAGAACGACATTGCCTGGGGTCGCTTCGACGCCACCCTCGATCATTTTCGTTCGCTGCTTGCTGCCTTGCCGGACGATCTCGACCCGAACGAGGCTGTCCTCCGCGGTGTCCTGGCCTTCAACGACTTCTCGCCAGGCGGCCCGATCGACCACCGTGACCGGATGCGACTGATTCTTTACACCCCTGCGCTGCAGGCCCACTCGGTCCTGCGGTACGGCGATTGGCGGCAGGTGATCGCGGACTTCGTCGCCGTGCGCACCGGTGAACCGGCGGGGTCCATCGGGCCTCAACTGGTCTCCCACCTGGCCCTCGCGCGGGCGCTGTGTGCCTACGAGCAGTGGCTCGCCGCCGGTGACGCTGAATTGCTCGAGATTCTCAGGGTCGTCCTCTTCCGCAGCCACGCCTGA